A stretch of Henckelia pumila isolate YLH828 chromosome 4, ASM3356847v2, whole genome shotgun sequence DNA encodes these proteins:
- the LOC140862723 gene encoding uncharacterized protein translates to MDWLTVNGASVDFCRRTVSVKPPECESFILFPSLSSSSSHVISYVRARKLLRGCCQGFLASVVTASESSSKTLSEIDVVCDFPDVFPDDVARIPPAREVEFSNELMPDTVPISKAPYRLYPTEMKELKKQIQDLLEKSLIRPSFSP, encoded by the coding sequence ATGGACTGgctgacagtcaatggagcttcggtTGATTTTTGTCGGAGGACAGTATCAGTGAAACCTCCGGAATGTGAATCATTTATCTTGTTTCCATCCCTGAGCAGCAGCTCTTCGCATGTCATATCATATGTGCGTGCGAGGAAACTTTTACGGGGGTGTTGTCAGGGGTTTCTCGCCAGTGTTGTCACAGCGTCAGAATCGTCTAGCAAAACTTTATCAGAGATAGATGTTGTttgtgactttccggatgtctttccggatgaCGTTGCAAGAATTCCACCAGCTAGAGAAGTGGAGTTCAGTAATGAGTTGATGCctgatactgtgcctatctctaaggcaccataccgACTTtatcctaccgagatgaaagagctgAAGAAGCAGATTCAAGATTTATTGGAGAAAAGCTTAATtcgccctagcttttctccttga